The Spirosoma foliorum genome has a window encoding:
- a CDS encoding OmpA family protein has translation MNRIVRVLLLTGLAFWSLNAQAQSARLRAANKQFDNLSYVSAVRAYEEFLRVDKKKDPAETRDALIKLGYSYRKLQDTRNAERVYGELVKSYTDLDSEVYLYYAQSLAANGKYRESQKMYSQYGEKQGQDLRGRRFTVSYMDMSRFYQDSSSYRMYNLPINSRQADFSPMYYKGGIVFVSARDESGVVKRVFNWNQTPFLDLYFHPDTNQLRVPGADLNRSVNSSILGGGSDAKAGNTEASADAQPLSKAEIFSRTLNTKYHEGPMTFTKDQNFIVFTRNNTSKGKAGKSSDGVKKLKLYSSVNKNGKWVDIQEVPFNSSEYSVGHPAFSADNTKMYFASDMPGGYGGTDIYVVEFNNGQWGTPVNMGKEINTEGNEMFPYATEGDDLYFSSDGHEGLGGLDVFVAELKDGIAYKGVQNVGAPINSEKDDFGFITDKNRTTGFVSSNRKKGVSDDDIYSFRRTCKQLNILVYDAKTNVPLENADVRILRNGVNQDLRLTNVQGRTDLCVDSNTEYEFKAIKEGYAMNSVRFSTLTQSPKPVMNVSIYLEKSENTLVKGVIKTEVNQQPANGVKVTLRNEKDKSEQTVTTGPDGGYEFDVKPNAPYTITAQKDRYATKRAQYGKTKRKSKVVTDSLGLYGVGDVFQLKNIYYDLNKFFIRADAAHELDHVLAILKEYPQMQIELRSHTDARATDAYNIRLSESRARAAMDYLVARGIPANRLVARGYGESEILNGCVDGVNCTENEHQQNRRTEFKVLAVQ, from the coding sequence ATGAACCGAATTGTACGAGTCCTACTACTAACAGGACTAGCCTTCTGGAGTCTGAATGCCCAGGCACAAAGTGCACGGCTACGAGCGGCTAATAAGCAATTTGATAATCTTAGCTATGTAAGCGCAGTACGGGCATACGAAGAGTTTTTACGGGTCGATAAAAAGAAAGATCCCGCCGAAACTCGCGATGCCCTGATTAAGCTCGGCTATAGCTATCGTAAGTTGCAGGATACCCGAAATGCTGAGCGTGTGTATGGCGAACTGGTTAAATCATATACCGATTTAGACAGCGAAGTTTACCTCTATTATGCACAATCGCTGGCGGCTAATGGTAAGTACCGGGAGTCGCAGAAAATGTATAGCCAGTATGGTGAAAAACAGGGCCAGGACCTACGTGGACGCCGATTTACGGTGTCTTATATGGATATGAGCCGGTTCTATCAGGATTCATCCTCGTACCGGATGTACAACCTGCCAATCAACTCTCGTCAGGCCGATTTTAGCCCGATGTATTATAAGGGTGGAATTGTTTTCGTGTCGGCGCGTGATGAGTCGGGGGTAGTAAAACGGGTGTTCAACTGGAACCAGACGCCATTCCTGGATCTCTATTTTCATCCTGACACAAACCAGCTTCGTGTTCCGGGAGCTGATCTGAATCGCTCAGTTAACTCGTCTATTTTGGGGGGTGGTAGCGATGCGAAAGCGGGAAATACGGAAGCTTCTGCCGATGCACAACCCTTGTCGAAAGCCGAGATTTTTAGCCGTACGCTCAATACCAAATACCACGAGGGACCAATGACCTTCACGAAGGATCAAAACTTTATCGTCTTTACCCGAAACAATACAAGTAAGGGAAAAGCTGGTAAAAGCTCGGATGGTGTAAAAAAATTGAAATTGTACTCTTCCGTGAATAAGAATGGTAAATGGGTTGATATCCAGGAGGTGCCATTCAACAGTAGTGAATACTCTGTCGGTCACCCTGCATTCTCGGCTGACAACACCAAAATGTACTTTGCTTCAGATATGCCGGGCGGTTATGGCGGCACAGATATTTACGTAGTCGAATTTAATAACGGCCAGTGGGGAACACCCGTAAATATGGGTAAGGAAATTAATACGGAAGGTAACGAAATGTTTCCATATGCTACAGAGGGTGATGACTTGTACTTCTCATCCGACGGACATGAAGGTCTGGGTGGCTTGGATGTATTTGTGGCCGAACTAAAAGATGGTATCGCCTATAAAGGCGTTCAAAATGTAGGCGCACCAATCAACTCCGAAAAAGATGACTTTGGTTTCATTACGGATAAAAACCGCACGACAGGTTTTGTGAGTAGTAACCGTAAGAAAGGGGTAAGCGACGATGATATCTATTCGTTCCGACGCACCTGTAAGCAGCTGAACATTCTGGTATATGACGCCAAAACCAATGTCCCACTCGAAAACGCCGACGTTCGGATTTTACGGAATGGTGTCAATCAGGACCTGCGACTAACGAATGTACAGGGACGCACGGATTTGTGTGTGGATTCGAACACCGAATACGAATTCAAGGCGATCAAGGAAGGGTATGCCATGAACAGCGTTCGCTTCTCGACTCTAACCCAATCACCAAAACCAGTCATGAACGTGTCGATTTACTTAGAGAAGTCGGAGAATACGTTGGTGAAGGGAGTTATCAAAACCGAGGTGAACCAGCAGCCTGCCAATGGCGTGAAAGTTACGCTGCGGAACGAGAAAGACAAATCTGAGCAAACCGTAACGACTGGCCCTGATGGTGGCTACGAATTCGATGTAAAACCGAACGCACCTTATACGATTACGGCTCAGAAAGACCGGTATGCAACTAAAAGAGCCCAGTATGGCAAAACGAAGCGCAAGTCGAAAGTTGTTACCGATTCGCTGGGTTTATATGGCGTAGGCGACGTGTTCCAACTCAAGAACATTTACTACGACCTGAACAAGTTCTTTATTCGGGCCGATGCGGCACATGAACTCGATCACGTACTGGCAATTCTGAAAGAATATCCACAAATGCAGATCGAATTGCGCTCGCATACCGATGCTCGTGCTACCGATGCGTACAATATTCGCCTGTCGGAGAGTCGTGCCCGTGCTGCGATGGATTATTTAGTAGCAAGAGGGATTCCGGCTAATCGATTAGTGGCGCGTGGATATGGAGAATCGGAAATTTTGAACGGTTGCGTCGATGGGGTGAATTGCACGGAAAACGAACACCAGCAAAATCGCCGGACAGAGTTTAAAGTCTTAGCTGTGCAGTAA